A part of Micromonospora chersina genomic DNA contains:
- a CDS encoding dolichyl-phosphate-mannose--protein mannosyltransferase, which translates to MTSASTAQSANAGGSADEPTPADRAAGPATSGGRGRIPAIVRRRLDTVDAHLGRGQAWLATGVVVAIAAILRFVGLSGPNGKIFDEIYYARDAYGLIDRGVEWNYKDNGPSYVVHPPLGKWLIGLGEWAFGYQDAETKISVPGHLMTTAPEFGWRFAAAVAGTLSVLLLVRIGRRMFRSTTLGCAAGLLLALDGFHFVLSRTALLDIFLLLFVLAAFGALVLDRDARRRRWTRALEAGLDPSLPGRAGRPPSTWRDWPWWRLAAGVLLGCACAVKWSGLYFVPAFALLVLLWEVGVRRSAGVRRPWRDALLDELPWLLAAGVLMVVTYVLTWSGWLLGDDGYYRLASRYPNTPGLSDTPVIGPLINLWEYHKAAYGFHTQLDDPHKYQSWPWQWLLLGRPVAFYWSGDGNCGAPSCASEILLLGTPLLWWSFLPALAATVWLGLARRDWRAGAILLSVAAGLLPWFWFALDGRTMFSFYAAPAVPFLVLAVVYVLGAIISPAPAVGTAAPPSTEDTSDRRLVGGIIAGAYVLLVALCFGYFYPIFVGRLMAYADWSARMWLDGRWI; encoded by the coding sequence GTGACGAGTGCGTCGACAGCACAGAGCGCGAACGCGGGCGGGTCCGCCGACGAGCCGACCCCCGCCGACCGGGCCGCCGGCCCCGCGACGAGCGGCGGCCGTGGCCGGATCCCGGCGATCGTCCGGCGACGGCTCGACACGGTCGACGCCCACCTCGGCCGGGGGCAGGCGTGGCTGGCCACCGGGGTCGTGGTGGCGATCGCGGCGATCCTGCGCTTCGTCGGGCTGAGCGGCCCCAACGGCAAGATCTTCGACGAGATCTACTACGCCCGCGACGCGTACGGGCTGATCGACCGCGGCGTCGAGTGGAACTACAAGGACAACGGCCCGTCGTACGTGGTGCACCCGCCGCTGGGCAAGTGGCTCATCGGCCTCGGCGAGTGGGCCTTCGGCTACCAGGACGCGGAGACGAAGATCTCCGTGCCGGGGCACCTCATGACCACCGCCCCCGAGTTCGGCTGGCGCTTCGCGGCGGCCGTCGCCGGCACCCTGTCGGTGCTGCTGCTGGTGCGGATCGGCCGGCGGATGTTCCGGTCGACCACGTTGGGCTGCGCGGCCGGGCTACTGCTCGCCCTGGACGGCTTCCACTTCGTGCTCTCCCGCACCGCCCTGCTCGACATCTTCCTGCTGCTGTTCGTGCTTGCCGCGTTCGGCGCCCTGGTGCTCGACCGGGACGCCCGGCGGCGGCGCTGGACGCGGGCGCTGGAGGCGGGGCTCGACCCGTCGCTGCCGGGGCGGGCCGGCCGGCCGCCGTCGACCTGGCGGGACTGGCCGTGGTGGCGGCTGGCCGCCGGCGTGCTGCTCGGCTGCGCGTGCGCGGTGAAGTGGAGCGGCCTCTACTTCGTCCCGGCCTTCGCGCTCCTGGTGCTCCTCTGGGAGGTAGGCGTCCGCCGCTCGGCCGGGGTCCGCCGCCCGTGGCGGGACGCCCTGCTGGACGAGCTGCCGTGGCTCCTGGCGGCCGGCGTGCTGATGGTCGTCACCTACGTGCTCACCTGGTCGGGCTGGCTGCTCGGCGACGACGGCTACTACCGCCTGGCCAGCCGCTACCCGAACACCCCGGGCCTGAGCGACACCCCGGTCATCGGGCCGCTGATCAACCTGTGGGAATACCACAAGGCCGCGTACGGCTTCCACACTCAGCTCGACGACCCGCACAAGTACCAGTCGTGGCCGTGGCAGTGGCTGCTGCTCGGCCGGCCGGTCGCCTTCTACTGGTCCGGCGACGGCAACTGCGGCGCGCCGAGCTGCGCCTCGGAGATCCTGCTGCTGGGCACCCCGCTGCTCTGGTGGTCGTTCCTGCCGGCGCTGGCCGCGACGGTCTGGCTCGGGCTGGCCCGGCGGGACTGGCGGGCCGGGGCGATCCTGCTCAGCGTGGCCGCCGGCCTGCTGCCCTGGTTCTGGTTCGCCCTCGACGGCCGCACGATGTTCTCGTTCTACGCCGCGCCGGCCGTGCCGTTCCTGGTGCTGGCGGTGGTCTACGTGCTCGGCGCGATCATCTCGCCGGCCCCGGCCGTCGGCACGGCGGCGCCACCGAGCACGGAGGACACCTCCGACCGCCGCCTGGTGGGCGGGATCATCGCGGGCGCGTACGTGCTGCTTGTCGCCCTCTGCTTCGGTTACTTCTACCCGATCTTCGTGGGCCGGCTGATGGCCTACGCGGACTGGTCCGCCCGGATGTGGCTGGACGGTCGCTGGATCTGA
- the rsmI gene encoding 16S rRNA (cytidine(1402)-2'-O)-methyltransferase, translated as MSEVGRLVLLGAPLGNPADASARFREVLATADVVAAEDTRRLTRLARDLAVTVPGRIVSYFEGNEERRTPELVDVLAAGYTIALVTDGGMPSVSDPGYRLVRAALDAGIPVTAAPGPSAVTTALALSGLPCDRFCFEGFLPRTPGARRSRLRALAAEERTLVLFEAPHRIAGALADLAEAFGPDRPAALCRELTKTYEEVVRRPLGELAEWAAAGEPRGEITLVVAGAPPAAAVRPDDDTLRAAVAAREAAGLSRRDAITEVATEFGLRRREVYTVVHS; from the coding sequence ATGTCCGAGGTTGGCCGCCTGGTGCTGCTCGGCGCGCCGCTGGGCAACCCGGCCGACGCGTCCGCCCGGTTCCGGGAGGTGCTCGCCACCGCCGACGTGGTCGCCGCCGAGGACACCCGCCGGCTCACCCGGCTGGCCCGGGACCTGGCGGTGACCGTGCCCGGCCGGATCGTCTCCTACTTCGAGGGCAACGAGGAGCGGCGTACCCCGGAACTGGTCGACGTGCTCGCCGCCGGCTACACGATCGCGCTGGTCACCGACGGTGGCATGCCCAGCGTCTCCGACCCCGGCTACCGCCTGGTCCGGGCCGCCCTCGACGCCGGGATCCCGGTCACCGCGGCCCCCGGGCCGAGCGCCGTCACGACCGCCCTGGCGCTGTCCGGGCTGCCCTGCGACCGGTTCTGCTTCGAGGGCTTCCTGCCCCGCACGCCCGGCGCCCGCCGGTCCCGGCTGCGCGCGCTCGCCGCCGAGGAGCGCACCCTGGTGCTCTTCGAGGCGCCGCACCGGATCGCCGGGGCGCTCGCCGACCTGGCCGAGGCGTTCGGCCCGGACCGGCCCGCCGCGCTCTGCCGCGAGCTGACCAAGACGTACGAGGAGGTGGTCCGCCGGCCGCTTGGCGAACTGGCCGAGTGGGCCGCGGCGGGCGAGCCGCGCGGCGAAATCACACTGGTCGTGGCCGGGGCGCCGCCGGCCGCGGCCGTCCGGCCCGACGACGACACGCTGCGCGCCGCGGTGGCCGCGCGGGAGGCGGCCGGGCTGTCCCGGCGCGACGCCATCACCGAGGTCGCCACCGAGTTCGGGCTGCGCCGCCGCGAGGTCTACACGGTTGTGCACAGCTGA